AGTAAGTATAAAGAAAATACTGTAATTAACAGGCTAAAGTTTAGTCAACATTAACATACAATGGATTCATCAACACGATCAACAACTGGGTTTTGGTTTAAAGATTTGCTATCTCCCTGCAAATCAGATATTGAGATGAAGAttaagatacaaatattgataaaTAGACATATGTAGATGTGCAAAGAAAAATTTCCATACTTCATCAGTAATATAATCTTTCTCAATTTCCTTTACAAACTCTTCATCATAGGAAAGTTTCCAAACAGATGCTTGGCCAAATGTTGGCTGAACTTTAGCCCTAAACGCCATCTTTTTACCAAGTAGCATGTCAAGATCATCTGGATATATCATTGGGTCGTCGTCACCTTCCTGCACATTAAATTCAATGTAAGTACTTCATTCATatacaaataaacattaaaatagGTAATGAATTAAAATGAACCTCAAGCATTGCTTTATAAATACTATCAGCAGACTTTCCAATAATGTCGGCACAGTCAGAGTCCCAAAACACAAAGCGAAATTTGGAATCACCATCAACCACATATATGTCAACTCGATACCTTTTTACATAAATGCATAGGAAAATAAAATTAGAACACTACAAATATTGAATAATGGCAAATGAATTAATCTGATTAAAGGTTGAAAAATACAACCTCGGTATGGCATGTTCTACATTCTGTCCACATGAACATTTGTATGGATTGTTCACATCAGATGCCTTTAGAGAACATTTAGTACACCCATAATAAAACCAACCGTGTTTTGAGACAAAAAATCTTTGAGTTGTTCCAACAGTAACGCATAACATGTCCTAAGATACAATAAGTTGAATATAAAAAAATGCAACACTCTAACAAAAATCATCTGTATAAAATAATATTGATCTTACTATTTGAAATTTGTTATAACCATGTACCTGTTTCACCTTGCAAAGTTCACTGAGAGAAATACACTTGGCCTTATGAACGAAACTTTCGACTGGGGTGAATTGAGAGGCACCAGACCAAAGAGACATTCCCTTCGAAGACTGCGAAGGCTTTTCAGTCTGCTCATTTGACGGTAACCTGAAACATTGAACCAAAAATGAATGTAAATGATGATAAATTTTAAGGGAGCTTATTATACTTTAAGAATATAACAATTTGTGTATACTTTGATAAATACTCAGTTATCTCTGGAATGTCTTCGTTAATAAGCAACTTAGATCCACTCCAACCATTTGAGACTGAAAAAGACCAAAAATAGAGTATCAAATTTATTGCTCTGCGAATAGTATTTGAAAAATAGGAGATTATTGATACAAACCTTGTGATTCCTTTATCATTGCATGAGTTAGTATTATTACAATAGCACCACTGTTTTTTTCGTCGTGGTAGAAGTCCAAAAATTTTGTTCCGTAGCTCTCCCATAATGTGCAGTTAACAATGACTCCTCTGcagaaataaacataaaaaatatcaataaGATAATAATGATGGAACACAGTTGTAATATTTGAATTGAGAtaatttacttcaagtctttaaGACTCAGTGAAACAAATGATTTTTTTCCAGAATTGTTGTATTGAAAATTGTTGATTTCTTGAACCACACCAATGATATCTACAAAACATAGTAAGAGAGAAAGTTAAAATCAACTTCTGTAATAATAAACAACATTGTAGTATGAAGAAATCAAATGACCTAATATATTTACCTTCAAGTCGGTTCATCTCACAATTTCCTCCAAGAATATCATTAAAGTCtttgaaaaaaaatcttttgGGAGGAAGGTTCTGAATTTCAACTTCCTTAACAGTTGTACCACCAATAAACACAAATTTCTTGTCGTGATCACAAAGCTTCCACTGAAAATCGTTTTCATAAACAGTTCCATTGTTGATTATGCAAGACATGTTTTCGCGTATTCTTGCTTTCCATTTTGGTGTGTGGTCAGAACGAATCAAAACTTGTATCCTATCACCCTGACGAtgacaaacaacaacaatatcataaCTGAAAAATATAATAACCTAATAAACTTGTTGAGAGAATACGGATCATTACCGATACGTCCATTAGAACCATCTCCAGATGCTCCTTACCCTTGCTGTTGATAACACT
The Vicia villosa cultivar HV-30 ecotype Madison, WI linkage group LG6, Vvil1.0, whole genome shotgun sequence genome window above contains:
- the LOC131612923 gene encoding replication protein A 70 kDa DNA-binding subunit C-like, with amino-acid sequence MSRKFSPIKDLNDSKETWRLAVRVVDFWSVINSKGKEHLEMVLMDVSGDRIQVLIRSDHTPKWKARIRENMSCIINNGTVYENDFQWKLCDHDKKFVFIGGTTVKEVEIQNLPPKRFFFKDFNDILGGNCEMNRLEDIIGVVQEINNFQYNNSGKKSFVSLSLKDLKGVIVNCTLWESYGTKFLDFYHDEKNSGAIVIILTHAMIKESQVSNGWSGSKLLINEDIPEITEYLSKLPSNEQTEKPSQSSKGMSLWSGASQFTPVESFVHKAKCISLSELCKVKQDMLCVTVGTTQRFFVSKHGWFYYGCTKCSLKASDVNNPYKCSCGQNVEHAIPRYRVDIYVVDGDSKFRFVFWDSDCADIIGKSADSIYKAMLEEGDDDPMIYPDDLDMLLGKKMAFRAKVQPTFGQASVWKLSYDEEFVKEIEKDYITDEGDSKSLNQNPVVDRVDESIESLSAYGENDPDKQVTNTPSKGSPVYLDAEDSELQAYGTTQLSGTKPAKKVKIESDA